From the genome of Cyanobacteriota bacterium:
TGTAGAGCAGTCTATGCTAGCGGCTGGTATTGTCCAAGGTCGGGTTATTCCCTATGGAATTGACGTGGAGTTGTTTCAGCCAACATCCGATAAGCGGACGCTGCGATCGCAACTAGGACTACCGCTAGACGCTAGGATTATCTTCTCTACGGGCAACTATATTCGCACAAGCCGCTGGAAAGATTACCCAACCATGCGATCGGCAATGGTGGAGGTTGCCAAGCAGCTTCCTGATCAGCACTTGTTGTTCCTCGTGTTAGGGCTAGAGGACATTCCATCAGAACAAATGGGCAACTTGGAGATAAGGTTTCTACCCCATCAGAGCGATCGTGGGGTTGTTCAACATTACCAAGCCGCAGACCTATATCTTCATGCCGCAAAGGCAGATACATTTCCGCTGTCTGTTTTAGAAGCATTAGCCTGCGGTATGCCTGTAATTGCTACAAAAACAGGGGGTATCCCAGAGCAAGTTGACCACGGTGACACAGGGTTTCTAGTAGATCCTGGAGATGTGCAGGATATGGCTAGATGGCTAACAACACTATTGCTTGATGCTGAGCGGCTAGCCGCTATGGGAACTAGCGCTGTCAACGCTGCTCACCAACGCTTTGCTCTTCAGCGCATGATTGATGACTACCTTACGTGGTATCAGGAAATCTTACAGGGGCATGGTAAACTCCTGTGAGCAATGGTTGTTCAACATTATGCGCGGTTTCGTGCCTTCTCATTATCTAAGGTAGTAGGGTGTCAGAAATGACATGGACGGGTAAACAGGTGTTAGTGACGGGAGCGGGGGGCTTTATCGGCAGCCACCTCTGTGAGGCGCTAGTCCAAGCAGGAGCCGAGGTCACTGCCATGATTCGCTACAGTTCCCGCAGTGATTGGGGCAACTTAGAGCTACTGCCCCCTGACCACAAAGCCAATTTGCGAGTTGTTGCAGGCAATATTGAAGACAGTGATTTCGTGGCTCGCCAAGTCAAGGGTAAGGCGGTGGTGTTTCACCTAGCGGCACTGATTGCCATCCCCTACTCCTATGTGGCTCCCCTTAGCTATGTGCGGACAAATGTGGAGGGGACGCTGAATGTGTTGGAGGCGGCGCGGAATGTTGGGGTGGAGAAGGTGGTGCATACATCCACATCGGAAACCTACGGCACGGCTATTTATGCGCCGATCGACGAAAAGCATCCCCTCCAGGGGCAATCTCCCTATTCCGCCTCTAAGATTGGTGCGGACAAAATTGCCGAGAGTTACTATCTGTCCTTTAATCTGCCTGTGGCTACGATTCGTCCCTTCAATACCTACGGGCCGCGTCAGTCTGCCCGCGCTGTTATTCCCACCATTATCAGTCAGGCATTGACCCAACCCCAGATTAAGTTGGGATCTCTAACTCCAGTGCGAGATTTGACCTTTGTCAAAGATACTGTGCGAGGGTTCCTGAAGATTGCTGAGGCTCCGGCTAGTGTGGGCGAGGTGATTAACATCGGCTCTGGTAAAGGAGTAACGATCGGTGAGTTAGCCCAGCTTATTTTGGGTTTAATGAACTCAGATAAGCCGATCGTCACGGACGAAACTCGGATCCGTCCAGAGAAAAGTGAGGTGATGAAGTTGATCTGTAATGCCGAAAAAGCTGCTGCTCTGGTTGGTTGGCAACCCAACTATACTCTCGAACAGGGGCTGGCGGAGGTAATTGACTTTGTAACCCACCATCAGGCCTTGTTCAAACCCAATCAGTACACACTTTAAGATACACAAGATACGCAGCTTAGATACTTAAGAAACACACCTTAGAATTGTGCGAGGACTGTAGTTGTGCAAGCAGTTATCTTGGCTGGCGGCAAAGGCACGCGCCTCCGTCCCTACACCACTGTGCTACCCAAACCACTGATGCCAGTGGGCGACTACCCAATTTTAGAAATTATCCTCCGGCAATTGAAACATGCTGGCGTAACGGAGGTGATTTTGACGGTTGGCTATTTGGGGCAAATTTTGCAGGCATTTTTTCAAGATGGCGCTCGCCTAGGGTTGCACAT
Proteins encoded in this window:
- a CDS encoding glycosyltransferase, giving the protein VEQSMLAAGIVQGRVIPYGIDVELFQPTSDKRTLRSQLGLPLDARIIFSTGNYIRTSRWKDYPTMRSAMVEVAKQLPDQHLLFLVLGLEDIPSEQMGNLEIRFLPHQSDRGVVQHYQAADLYLHAAKADTFPLSVLEALACGMPVIATKTGGIPEQVDHGDTGFLVDPGDVQDMARWLTTLLLDAERLAAMGTSAVNAAHQRFALQRMIDDYLTWYQEILQGHGKLL
- a CDS encoding GDP-mannose 4,6-dehydratase; protein product: MTWTGKQVLVTGAGGFIGSHLCEALVQAGAEVTAMIRYSSRSDWGNLELLPPDHKANLRVVAGNIEDSDFVARQVKGKAVVFHLAALIAIPYSYVAPLSYVRTNVEGTLNVLEAARNVGVEKVVHTSTSETYGTAIYAPIDEKHPLQGQSPYSASKIGADKIAESYYLSFNLPVATIRPFNTYGPRQSARAVIPTIISQALTQPQIKLGSLTPVRDLTFVKDTVRGFLKIAEAPASVGEVINIGSGKGVTIGELAQLILGLMNSDKPIVTDETRIRPEKSEVMKLICNAEKAAALVGWQPNYTLEQGLAEVIDFVTHHQALFKPNQYTL